The following proteins come from a genomic window of Pseudomonas sp. MAG733B:
- the radC gene encoding DNA repair protein RadC has protein sequence MSIRDWPAAERPRERLLEQGSGSLSDAELLAIFLRTGVVGKSAVDLARHLLSEFGSLRSLLEADQETFSKQLGLGPAKFAQLQAAQEMSRRHLAERARQKSALENPHAVREYLKSMLRHEPHEVFGCLFLDSKHQVLTFETLFRGSIDNTSVHPREVVKRALANNAAALILCHNHPSGNSDPSQADRVLTKRLQKALELIDVRVLDHFIIGDGDPLSMAEYGWM, from the coding sequence ATGAGTATTCGTGATTGGCCGGCGGCTGAGCGGCCGCGGGAGAGGTTGCTTGAACAGGGCTCGGGAAGTCTTTCTGATGCGGAGTTGCTGGCGATTTTCTTGCGAACAGGCGTAGTGGGTAAAAGCGCCGTGGATCTGGCACGACATCTGTTGAGTGAATTTGGCAGCCTGCGCTCGCTGCTTGAGGCTGATCAGGAAACGTTCAGCAAGCAGTTGGGGCTCGGACCGGCAAAATTTGCCCAGTTGCAGGCTGCTCAAGAAATGAGCAGGCGGCATTTGGCCGAGCGGGCGCGCCAAAAGTCGGCACTGGAAAATCCGCACGCGGTTCGTGAGTACCTGAAGTCGATGCTGCGTCATGAGCCACATGAGGTGTTTGGTTGTCTGTTTCTCGACTCCAAGCATCAGGTGCTGACGTTTGAGACGCTGTTTCGCGGTTCCATCGACAACACCAGTGTTCATCCGCGAGAGGTGGTCAAGCGTGCCTTGGCCAACAACGCCGCGGCGTTGATCCTCTGTCACAACCACCCGTCGGGCAATTCTGATCCGAGTCAGGCTGATCGGGTGCTGACCAAGCGTTTGCAAAAGGCGCTGGAGTTGATCGATGTGCGGGTGCTCGACCATTTCATCATCGGGGACGGCGATCCGTTGTCGATGGCGGAGTATGGGTGGATGTGA
- the coaBC gene encoding bifunctional phosphopantothenoylcysteine decarboxylase/phosphopantothenate--cysteine ligase CoaBC, producing the protein MQRLYRKRIVLGVGGGIAAYKSADLVRRLMDQGAEVRVVMTRGGAEFITPLTMQALSGHPVHLDLLDPAAEAAMGHIELAKWADLVLIAPATADLIARLAQGIADDLLATLVLATDAVVAVAPAMNQAMWRDPATQANLQTLESRDLKVFGPASGSQACGDVGLGRMLEATDLAQLAADCFQRQALTGKHVVITAGPTQENIDPVRYITNHSSGKMGFALAEAAVEAGARVTLISGPVHLPTPDRVTRIDVVSARDMLAACESAIPCDVFIASAAVADYRPEVVAPQKLKKDPTSGDGFVLQMVRNPDILATIATRPDRPFSVGFAAETEHLLDYAARKLKDKNLDLIVANDVANPSIGFNSEENACSVIDRELHATLFAQTSKSKIARQLITFIAERLNQV; encoded by the coding sequence ATGCAGCGGCTGTATCGGAAACGCATTGTTCTGGGCGTCGGCGGCGGCATCGCTGCCTACAAGAGCGCCGACCTGGTTCGCCGCCTGATGGACCAGGGCGCCGAAGTGCGCGTGGTCATGACCCGTGGCGGTGCCGAGTTCATCACCCCGCTGACCATGCAGGCTTTGTCCGGGCACCCTGTGCACCTGGACTTGCTGGACCCGGCGGCCGAAGCCGCCATGGGCCACATCGAACTGGCGAAATGGGCCGATCTGGTATTGATCGCCCCGGCCACTGCGGACTTGATCGCGCGTCTGGCCCAAGGCATTGCCGATGATTTACTGGCCACGCTGGTGCTGGCCACCGACGCCGTGGTTGCCGTTGCACCGGCGATGAACCAGGCCATGTGGCGCGACCCGGCCACCCAGGCCAACCTGCAAACCCTTGAAAGCCGTGACCTGAAGGTCTTCGGCCCGGCCTCCGGCAGCCAGGCCTGCGGCGATGTCGGCCTGGGCCGCATGCTCGAAGCCACCGACCTCGCGCAACTCGCGGCGGACTGCTTCCAGCGTCAGGCGCTGACCGGCAAACACGTGGTGATTACCGCCGGCCCGACCCAGGAAAACATCGACCCGGTGCGCTACATCACCAACCACAGCTCCGGCAAAATGGGCTTCGCCCTGGCCGAAGCCGCGGTAGAAGCCGGCGCCCGAGTCACCCTGATCAGCGGCCCCGTGCACCTGCCGACCCCGGATCGCGTCACGCGCATCGACGTGGTCAGCGCCCGCGACATGCTCGCCGCGTGCGAGTCCGCGATCCCCTGCGATGTGTTCATCGCCTCGGCTGCGGTCGCGGACTACCGTCCGGAAGTCGTTGCCCCGCAAAAACTCAAGAAAGACCCTACAAGCGGCGACGGCTTCGTCCTGCAAATGGTGCGTAACCCGGACATCCTGGCCACCATCGCGACCCGTCCCGACCGTCCGTTCAGTGTCGGTTTCGCCGCTGAAACCGAACACCTCCTCGACTACGCTGCCCGCAAGTTGAAAGACAAGAACCTCGATTTGATCGTCGCCAACGACGTTGCCAACCCGAGCATTGGCTTCAACAGCGAAGAAAACGCCTGCAGCGTGATCGACCGTGAGCTTCACGCCACACTTTTCGCCCAGACCAGCAAGAGCAAGATTGCTCGCCAGCTGATCACTTTTATCGCCGAACGTCTGAACCAGGTTTAA
- the dut gene encoding dUTP diphosphatase, translating into MHALQAKILDPRIGTEFPLPQYATPGSAGLDLRAMLEKDTVIKPGETVLIPTGLSVYIGDPNLAALILPRSGMGHKHGIVLGNLVGLIDSDYQGPLMVSCWNRGQTEFTMPVGERLAQLVLVPVVQAHFEMVEEFVETERGTGGFGHTGTR; encoded by the coding sequence ATGCACGCTTTGCAAGCCAAGATCCTCGACCCACGCATCGGTACCGAATTCCCGCTGCCGCAATACGCCACACCGGGCTCCGCCGGCCTCGACCTGCGCGCCATGCTGGAAAAAGACACCGTGATCAAACCGGGTGAAACCGTACTGATCCCTACCGGCCTGTCGGTGTACATCGGTGACCCGAATCTCGCCGCGCTGATCCTGCCGCGCTCGGGCATGGGTCATAAGCACGGCATCGTGCTGGGTAACCTGGTCGGGCTGATCGACTCCGATTACCAAGGCCCGCTGATGGTTTCCTGCTGGAACCGTGGCCAGACCGAATTCACCATGCCGGTTGGCGAGCGCCTGGCGCAGTTGGTGTTGGTGCCGGTGGTGCAGGCTCACTTCGAGATGGTTGAAGAGTTTGTTGAAACCGAGCGCGGCACTGGCGGTTTCGGCCATACCGGCACCCGCTGA
- the argB gene encoding acetylglutamate kinase — translation MTLEREAAANTAKVLSEALPYIRRYVGKTLVIKYGGNAMESEELKTGFARDIVLMKAVGINPVVVHGGGPQIGDLLKRLSIESHFVDGMRVTDAATMDVVEMVLGGQVNKDIVNLINRHGGSAIGLTGKDAELIRAKKLTVTRQTPEMTTPEIIDIGHVGEVVGINTDLLNLLVKGDFIPVIAPIGVGANGESYNINADLVAGKVAEALKAEKLMLLTNIAGLMDKSGTVLTGLTTQQVDDLIADGTIYGGMLPKIRCALEAVQGGVGSSLIIDGRVPNAILLEIFTDTGVGTLISNRKRH, via the coding sequence ATGACCCTCGAACGCGAAGCCGCCGCCAACACCGCCAAGGTCCTGTCCGAAGCGCTGCCTTACATTCGCCGCTATGTCGGCAAGACGCTGGTGATCAAATACGGCGGCAACGCGATGGAAAGCGAGGAGCTGAAAACCGGCTTCGCCCGCGACATCGTGCTGATGAAGGCCGTGGGCATCAACCCGGTGGTCGTTCACGGCGGCGGCCCGCAAATCGGTGATCTGCTCAAGCGTCTGTCGATCGAGAGCCATTTCGTCGACGGCATGCGCGTCACCGACGCCGCCACCATGGACGTGGTGGAAATGGTCCTCGGTGGCCAGGTCAACAAGGACATCGTCAACCTGATCAACCGTCATGGCGGCAGCGCCATCGGCCTGACCGGTAAAGACGCCGAGCTGATTCGTGCGAAGAAGCTCACCGTCACCCGCCAGACGCCGGAGATGACCACCCCGGAAATCATCGACATCGGCCATGTTGGCGAAGTGGTCGGGATCAACACCGACCTGCTGAACCTGCTGGTCAAAGGTGATTTCATCCCGGTGATCGCGCCTATCGGCGTCGGCGCCAATGGCGAGTCGTACAACATCAACGCTGACCTGGTGGCCGGTAAAGTCGCCGAAGCACTGAAGGCCGAGAAGTTGATGCTGTTGACCAACATCGCCGGCCTGATGGACAAGTCGGGGACGGTCCTGACCGGCCTGACGACCCAGCAGGTCGACGATCTGATCGCCGACGGCACCATCTACGGCGGCATGCTGCCGAAGATCCGCTGCGCACTGGAAGCGGTCCAGGGCGGCGTGGGCAGCTCGCTGATCATCGATGGTCGCGTGCCGAATGCGATCCTGCTGGAAATCTTCACCGACACCGGCGTGGGCACCCTGATCAGCAATCGCAAGCGTCACTGA
- the pyrE gene encoding orotate phosphoribosyltransferase → MQAYQRDFIRFAIDRGVLRFGEFTLKSGRTSPYFFNAGLFNSGSALAQLGRFYAAAIVESGIPFDVLFGPAYKGIPLAATTAVALAEHHNRDLPWCFNRKEAKAHGEGGSLVGAPLTGEVLIIDDVITAGTAIREVMQIIASQDGAKAAGVLIALNRQERGNGELSAIQEVERDFGIPVISIVSLNQVLEFLADDPQLKQHLPAVEAYRAQFGV, encoded by the coding sequence ATGCAAGCGTATCAGCGCGATTTCATTCGTTTTGCCATCGATCGCGGCGTTTTGCGCTTCGGTGAGTTCACCCTGAAGTCCGGGCGCACCAGTCCTTACTTCTTCAATGCGGGCCTGTTCAACTCGGGTTCGGCCCTGGCGCAGCTCGGTCGTTTCTACGCCGCAGCCATCGTCGAGAGCGGCATTCCCTTCGACGTGCTGTTTGGCCCTGCCTACAAAGGCATCCCATTGGCGGCGACCACTGCCGTGGCGTTGGCCGAACATCACAACCGTGACCTGCCTTGGTGCTTCAACCGCAAGGAAGCCAAGGCCCACGGTGAAGGCGGCAGCCTGGTCGGCGCACCGCTGACGGGTGAAGTGTTGATCATCGACGACGTAATCACCGCCGGCACCGCGATCCGCGAAGTGATGCAGATCATCGCTTCCCAGGACGGCGCCAAAGCCGCAGGCGTATTGATTGCCCTGAACCGTCAGGAGCGAGGCAACGGCGAGTTGTCGGCGATCCAGGAAGTCGAGCGTGACTTCGGCATCCCGGTGATCAGCATTGTGTCGTTGAACCAGGTGCTGGAATTCCTGGCCGATGATCCACAGCTCAAGCAGCATTTGCCGGCGGTTGAGGCCTATCGGGCACAGTTCGGTGTCTGA
- a CDS encoding exodeoxyribonuclease III, whose protein sequence is MRIISVNVNGIQAAVERGLLSWLQAQNADVICLQDTRASAFELDDPAFQLDGYFLYACDAEVPAQGGVALYSRLQPKAVISGLGFETADRYGRYLQADFDKVSIATLLLPSGMNGDEDLNQKFKLMDDFAKYLDKQRRKRREYIYCGSLYVAQQKLDIKNWRDSQQSPGFLAPERAWMDEIVGNMGYVDALREVSREGDQYSWWPDNEQAEMLNLGWRFDYQILTPGLRRFVRSARLPRQPRFSQHAPLIVDYDWTLTI, encoded by the coding sequence ATGCGGATCATCAGTGTGAACGTCAATGGTATTCAGGCTGCAGTCGAGCGGGGTTTGCTCAGTTGGCTGCAAGCACAGAATGCCGACGTCATCTGCCTGCAGGACACCCGTGCCTCCGCCTTTGAACTGGACGATCCAGCCTTCCAACTGGATGGATACTTCCTTTATGCCTGCGACGCCGAAGTTCCCGCCCAAGGTGGTGTGGCTTTGTACTCGCGGTTGCAACCGAAGGCTGTCATCAGCGGTCTCGGTTTCGAGACGGCCGACCGCTACGGGCGCTACCTGCAAGCCGATTTCGACAAAGTCAGTATTGCAACCTTGTTGCTTCCGTCCGGCATGAACGGCGATGAAGACTTGAACCAGAAATTCAAGCTCATGGACGACTTCGCCAAGTACCTGGACAAGCAACGGCGCAAACGCCGCGAGTACATTTATTGTGGCTCGCTGTACGTGGCGCAACAGAAACTGGACATCAAGAACTGGCGCGACAGCCAGCAATCTCCTGGCTTCCTGGCGCCAGAACGCGCCTGGATGGACGAGATTGTCGGCAACATGGGTTATGTCGATGCCTTGCGCGAAGTCAGTCGTGAAGGCGACCAGTACAGCTGGTGGCCGGATAACGAACAAGCCGAAATGCTCAACCTCGGCTGGCGCTTCGACTACCAGATCCTGACGCCGGGCCTGCGCCGCTTTGTACGCAGCGCACGCCTGCCACGTCAGCCACGGTTCTCGCAGCATGCGCCGCTGATCGTGGACTACGACTGGACGCTGACGATCTAA